A single genomic interval of Spirosoma linguale DSM 74 harbors:
- a CDS encoding alpha-2-macroglobulin domain protein (PFAM: alpha-2-macroglobulin domain protein; alpha-2- macroglobulin domain protein 2~KEGG: mxa:MXAN_2417 hypothetical protein) → MYTRPYLTSLLTGLLFVFAFSHCSRLSFNDVSVVGRNFSDEVQQTQNLTFTFNKNIGPASHLDEWDSTQYVRFIPAVRGKYKWTAPNELVFSPARAFDQATDYRAELTDNLVRYADKKDLKVSDEVIAFHTPYLQLTTVENWWSRDRATGQPVARTRLNFNYPVSSTEVIEKLTVAADDKALTVQSAPSDAANSVALTLTNAPSLKNEQPLSLKIDKGVKVPKTAFVSKDAINETSTLPSRYAVDIADVQTTFENNRGVIKVITTQELQPQSGGAAGDLSAYFTIQPSVETTAELTENGFIIRGNFNEADTYVLTLTDQIRGVLGNKLAEPVTRDLFFGKMPASIQFANKKALYLSSKGARNVGLNIVNVPKVQVKIVKVYENNLLNYLRSNRYEEYTEKANGEWGPSGSFNYSADETGELSDVLVDKTVETTDLPKVRGVSALNLALPDQNNNFREHPLRGVYLVSVNSKDEAYLQASQLVSVSDIGLIARHTNDEVLVWANSIRTGEPLQSVEVTLISSNNQSVYTLKTDGTGFVKFDKVSEKAPGFKIALLTARTTTPATASQSNQDDFNFLFLPDTQVETSRFEVDGKRDNPSGFDAFVYGDRDIYRPGDTIHFNTIIRSQTWQSVGQIPIVVRVLMPNGREFRAFRKTTDAQGSVTTDVPLDPAAVTGSYTVEILNANNVLLASESISVEEFVPDRIKVNVLTDQTSYKAGQTITLSATAMNLFGPPASDRAYEMELQLKRKAFAPKGFGEYAFDMTNGTSPGSEPAKTDLFPKELRQGRTNANGQATERFPISQLYQDIGLLEAKMFVTVFDENGRPVNRLRRLDILTQDTFYGLRLPDRYVATNAPLAVDLVALDPAGQLRASASAIVEVIRFDYQTVIEKADNNVKYTTKRREKSVYTNTLLFKGGKASFRYVPTVSGEYEVRVRRPDAAADKYAATGFYAYGFGSTSASSFEVSQEGQVLIETGQSTVQTGDKVKVLFKAPFDGRLLVTVERNHVLEQHWLTTTNKSAEWSFSAGVDHLPNVYVTATLIRAIDATNLPLTVAHGFTSIAVQDRYTRLPVTLTAVTQSRSKTKQTIRVKTAGSAQVTIAVVDEGILQLKNFKTPDPHGFFYQKRALEVTSHDLYALLYPELSLQSKSSVGGDGYDLERRVNPLSNGRVRLVALWSGIKKADSDGNVEFPIDIPQFSGDLRVMAVAYKNEAFGSANSNIKVADPIVISTGVPRFLTPGDRVELPVNLSNTTKQVATVTARLNLTGPLAADSISTQKLTIQPGRESRAIFRVAAQQAIGAGAITVTVNGLNETFTEKTEITVRPAASLQKTTLSGAVAGGKTQAIRLAGGFLPGTARASVTLSRSPVAQYGRELSFLLGYPHGCLEQTISKAFPQLYFADLAKQVSASTYFVRAGESDLNPATNIRQAVQQVEGLQAQNGGFTMWPGMAAVSGKSNVDAWATAYAVHFLAEAQEAGYEVRSSILSSAIDYLTTLTNSPATENAVTFDEAGGRTVKQVASRTTIYALYALSVAGKPNRSAMNYYKQNAGLLTNDSRYLLASTFFRVGDTRSYEALLPKRFSDNTTERQTGGSYASPLRNLALVLDVLVDTNPDNIQIPALARQLSAALKQSAYLNTQEAAFAFLSLGKLARQTAGSTATATLTAAGKPLGNLTNAPLTIKRVPTNAPLTLSANGTGSVYYYAQSEGIPASGKLTAEDNGLQVRRQYLNRDGKPIGDIRQNDLVVVKITLASQSGLTVDNVVVTDLLPAGLEVENPRLTGSPGREANDMPWLSKSKSVVTDQPDHFDLRDDRINFYTTATGTERTFYYLARAVSKGRFVLGPVSADAMYNAEYRSYNGAGIITIR, encoded by the coding sequence ATGTACACCCGCCCGTACCTGACCAGCCTGCTGACCGGCCTCCTTTTCGTGTTCGCGTTTTCCCATTGTTCACGCCTGTCTTTCAATGACGTATCCGTAGTGGGCCGCAATTTTAGTGATGAAGTCCAGCAGACGCAGAATTTGACGTTTACCTTCAATAAAAACATTGGCCCAGCCAGTCACCTCGATGAGTGGGACTCGACCCAATACGTGCGTTTCATTCCGGCCGTTCGCGGCAAATACAAGTGGACGGCTCCCAACGAGCTTGTCTTTTCGCCCGCCCGCGCTTTCGATCAGGCCACCGACTACCGCGCCGAATTGACGGATAACCTGGTGCGTTACGCCGACAAAAAAGACCTGAAAGTATCGGACGAGGTAATTGCGTTCCACACGCCCTATTTGCAGCTAACCACCGTCGAAAACTGGTGGTCACGAGATCGGGCAACCGGGCAGCCCGTAGCCCGAACCCGGCTTAACTTCAATTACCCGGTATCGTCGACAGAAGTAATTGAAAAACTGACCGTTGCCGCCGATGACAAGGCACTTACGGTTCAGAGCGCCCCCAGCGATGCGGCTAATTCCGTAGCATTGACGCTCACCAATGCCCCGTCCCTGAAGAACGAGCAGCCGCTGTCGCTAAAAATAGACAAGGGAGTGAAAGTCCCGAAAACTGCTTTCGTTAGTAAGGATGCCATCAACGAAACCAGTACACTCCCCTCCCGCTATGCCGTTGACATAGCCGATGTACAGACAACGTTCGAGAATAACCGGGGCGTCATAAAAGTTATTACCACTCAGGAACTTCAGCCGCAGTCCGGCGGGGCAGCAGGTGATTTGAGCGCCTATTTCACGATTCAGCCATCGGTAGAAACAACCGCTGAACTAACCGAGAATGGGTTCATTATCCGGGGTAATTTCAACGAGGCCGATACCTATGTACTGACCCTCACCGACCAGATTCGCGGGGTGTTGGGCAACAAACTGGCCGAACCCGTAACGCGCGATCTGTTTTTCGGGAAGATGCCCGCCAGTATTCAGTTTGCCAACAAAAAGGCGCTGTATTTATCCTCGAAAGGTGCGCGCAACGTTGGCCTTAACATTGTTAACGTCCCGAAAGTACAGGTCAAGATCGTAAAAGTATACGAGAACAACCTCCTGAATTACCTGCGGTCGAACCGGTACGAAGAGTATACCGAAAAGGCCAATGGCGAATGGGGGCCATCGGGCTCGTTCAATTACAGTGCCGATGAAACCGGCGAGTTGAGCGATGTGCTCGTCGACAAAACCGTTGAAACGACCGATCTGCCTAAAGTTCGGGGCGTATCGGCCCTGAATCTGGCCTTGCCGGATCAAAACAACAACTTCCGGGAGCATCCACTCCGGGGTGTCTATCTGGTGTCGGTTAACTCAAAAGACGAAGCTTATTTACAGGCTTCTCAACTGGTTTCCGTATCGGATATTGGCCTGATTGCGCGGCATACGAACGATGAAGTGCTGGTTTGGGCGAACTCCATCCGCACCGGTGAGCCCCTGCAAAGTGTGGAAGTCACACTGATCAGCAGCAACAACCAATCCGTGTACACCCTCAAAACGGATGGTACGGGCTTTGTAAAGTTTGACAAGGTAAGCGAGAAAGCGCCGGGCTTTAAAATAGCGTTGTTAACCGCCCGCACAACCACCCCAGCTACAGCCAGCCAATCGAATCAGGACGACTTTAACTTCCTGTTTTTGCCCGATACGCAGGTCGAAACATCCCGTTTCGAGGTAGACGGCAAACGCGATAATCCGTCTGGCTTCGATGCCTTCGTCTATGGCGACCGGGACATCTACCGCCCCGGCGATACGATTCATTTTAACACCATTATTCGCTCGCAAACCTGGCAAAGCGTTGGCCAGATTCCTATTGTGGTTCGGGTGCTGATGCCCAATGGGCGCGAATTTCGGGCGTTTCGCAAAACGACAGACGCTCAGGGATCGGTCACGACCGATGTGCCCCTCGACCCGGCTGCGGTAACGGGTTCTTACACCGTCGAAATCCTCAACGCCAACAATGTGCTGCTGGCATCGGAATCGATCAGCGTGGAGGAATTCGTCCCCGACCGCATCAAAGTCAACGTACTCACCGACCAGACGAGTTACAAAGCAGGCCAGACAATTACCCTGTCGGCTACGGCCATGAACCTGTTCGGGCCACCCGCTTCCGACCGGGCTTATGAAATGGAACTCCAGCTAAAACGAAAGGCCTTTGCGCCCAAAGGTTTCGGCGAGTATGCGTTCGACATGACCAATGGAACCTCGCCGGGGAGTGAGCCCGCCAAAACGGATCTGTTCCCCAAAGAACTCCGGCAGGGACGCACCAACGCCAACGGGCAGGCTACCGAACGCTTCCCGATTTCTCAGCTTTATCAGGACATCGGTCTGTTGGAAGCGAAGATGTTCGTGACTGTCTTCGATGAAAACGGCCGACCGGTCAACCGGCTCCGGCGGCTGGATATTCTAACGCAGGACACCTTCTACGGTCTGCGCTTACCCGACCGATACGTAGCCACCAACGCCCCGCTCGCCGTCGATCTTGTGGCTCTCGACCCGGCCGGGCAACTGCGGGCGTCGGCCTCGGCGATTGTTGAGGTGATCAGGTTCGATTACCAGACGGTTATCGAAAAAGCCGACAACAACGTGAAGTACACCACGAAACGACGGGAAAAATCGGTTTATACTAACACCCTGCTGTTCAAAGGTGGCAAAGCGTCGTTCCGCTACGTGCCTACAGTTTCAGGAGAATACGAAGTCCGCGTTCGTCGGCCCGATGCGGCTGCGGACAAATACGCGGCTACGGGTTTCTATGCCTATGGTTTCGGCAGCACCTCGGCCTCCTCGTTCGAGGTCAGTCAGGAAGGGCAGGTACTCATTGAAACGGGACAGTCTACCGTACAAACCGGCGATAAGGTTAAGGTGCTGTTCAAAGCACCTTTCGACGGCAGGCTGCTCGTCACCGTAGAGCGCAACCACGTTCTGGAACAGCACTGGCTTACAACCACCAATAAATCGGCCGAGTGGAGCTTTTCCGCTGGTGTCGATCACCTGCCAAACGTTTACGTGACGGCTACCCTGATTCGGGCCATCGACGCAACGAACTTACCGCTCACCGTAGCGCATGGCTTTACCTCAATTGCCGTCCAGGATCGGTACACCCGGTTGCCCGTAACCCTTACCGCCGTTACGCAGTCGCGCTCAAAAACGAAGCAAACGATTCGTGTTAAAACAGCCGGTAGTGCTCAGGTAACGATTGCCGTTGTGGACGAAGGAATTCTCCAGTTAAAAAACTTTAAAACACCCGATCCGCATGGGTTCTTTTACCAGAAACGCGCCCTCGAAGTGACCAGCCATGATTTGTACGCCCTGCTGTATCCCGAGCTTTCACTGCAATCGAAGTCGAGCGTGGGGGGCGACGGCTACGACCTGGAACGGCGCGTAAACCCGCTTAGTAACGGACGGGTACGCCTGGTGGCCCTTTGGAGCGGGATTAAGAAAGCGGATTCCGACGGCAACGTGGAGTTCCCGATTGACATTCCACAGTTTTCGGGCGATCTGCGCGTAATGGCCGTTGCCTACAAAAACGAGGCATTCGGGTCGGCCAACAGCAATATAAAAGTTGCTGACCCCATCGTGATCAGTACGGGCGTACCGCGTTTCCTTACTCCCGGCGACCGGGTTGAGCTACCCGTCAACCTGAGCAACACGACCAAACAGGTAGCGACCGTTACCGCCCGTTTGAATCTGACGGGGCCACTGGCAGCGGATAGCATCAGTACGCAAAAACTCACCATTCAACCCGGTCGAGAAAGCCGGGCTATCTTCCGGGTAGCCGCCCAACAGGCCATTGGTGCGGGAGCCATCACGGTAACGGTCAATGGCCTGAACGAAACCTTCACCGAGAAAACCGAAATTACCGTTCGTCCGGCGGCATCCCTGCAAAAAACGACCCTGTCGGGCGCGGTTGCTGGTGGCAAAACACAGGCGATTCGGCTGGCGGGTGGTTTTTTGCCCGGAACAGCGCGGGCCAGCGTAACCCTGAGCCGGTCGCCGGTGGCGCAGTATGGTCGGGAGTTATCCTTCCTGCTGGGGTATCCGCACGGGTGTCTGGAGCAAACGATTTCGAAAGCATTTCCCCAGCTGTACTTCGCTGATCTGGCCAAACAGGTATCGGCTAGTACCTACTTCGTCCGAGCCGGCGAAAGCGACCTGAACCCGGCCACGAATATTAGGCAGGCGGTTCAGCAGGTAGAAGGCTTACAGGCACAAAACGGCGGCTTTACGATGTGGCCCGGCATGGCGGCCGTGTCCGGAAAATCCAACGTAGATGCGTGGGCTACGGCTTATGCCGTACATTTTCTGGCCGAAGCGCAGGAAGCCGGGTACGAAGTTCGGTCATCGATACTCAGTTCAGCGATTGATTACCTGACAACGCTCACCAACAGCCCCGCTACCGAAAACGCTGTTACGTTCGATGAAGCCGGTGGACGAACCGTGAAGCAGGTGGCAAGCCGCACAACGATCTATGCCTTGTACGCCCTGTCTGTAGCCGGTAAACCGAACCGCTCGGCCATGAATTATTACAAGCAGAACGCCGGTTTGCTGACGAACGATAGTCGCTACCTCCTAGCTTCGACGTTCTTCCGCGTAGGCGACACCCGGAGCTATGAAGCCCTGTTGCCAAAACGGTTCAGCGACAATACGACCGAGCGACAAACAGGGGGTAGTTATGCTTCTCCCCTGCGCAACCTGGCCCTCGTTCTCGATGTACTTGTCGATACCAACCCGGACAACATTCAAATTCCAGCGCTGGCAAGGCAACTGTCAGCGGCTCTGAAACAATCTGCCTATCTGAATACGCAGGAAGCGGCTTTTGCTTTTCTGTCGCTCGGCAAACTGGCCCGGCAAACGGCGGGCAGTACAGCAACCGCTACGTTAACAGCCGCCGGAAAGCCACTTGGCAATCTTACAAATGCTCCATTGACGATTAAGCGGGTACCGACCAATGCTCCGCTTACCCTAAGCGCCAATGGTACCGGCAGCGTTTATTATTATGCACAAAGTGAAGGCATTCCGGCCAGCGGCAAATTAACCGCCGAAGACAATGGCCTGCAGGTTCGTCGGCAATACCTCAACCGCGACGGTAAGCCGATCGGCGATATCCGGCAGAATGACCTGGTGGTTGTTAAAATTACCCTGGCCAGCCAGAGTGGTCTTACCGTCGACAATGTTGTGGTAACAGACCTGCTTCCAGCGGGTCTGGAAGTGGAAAATCCACGCCTGACCGGATCACCGGGCCGCGAAGCCAATGATATGCCCTGGCTCAGTAAATCTAAGTCGGTAGTGACGGACCAACCCGACCATTTCGACCTGCGCGATGACCGGATCAACTTTTACACCACGGCAACGGGTACTGAACGAACGTTTTATTACCTGGCCCGGGCCGTGTCGAAAGGCCGGTTTGTGCTGGGCCCCGTATCGGCTGATGCCATGTACAATGCGGAGTATCGCAGTTATAACGGAGCGGGAATCATAACCATTCGGTAG
- a CDS encoding conserved hypothetical protein (KEGG: hypothetical protein): MKRKTWVVGALLVAMAGLSSCASTERLIYGNSDNSREDIVRADRSSSQNSRDSRNRTYSDDEGGIFNRRNRDKDRDDDRMSRDNSRDNSSYRNPYQSSNDRMSYRSDDSDRSSRMSGGDNYNNRYNRSDDRRDSYSDRDDDNNDRSYNQRDSYNDRYSNNNRRDSYNDRYDDRSGSNRNSYNDRYDDRSGSNRNSYNDRYDDRNSRDSRDSYNDRDRDSRRYDDRNSYNDRDSRDRNDDRSGNNRNSYNDRDRDNDRDNRNMNDDRRYDNRDRNNDDRSNDRDRDNRSDDRSNNNSSYNDRDNRRNDDRNNDSRDNRSMSNNSDSRNNDRDNNRNSNNNDQSGDRDKRELGDRISEQMDKIDKQLDEAKTEVKNESKRDRRKREDRVKDLEDKRRQLSDSFYKVQRSSADDFDKVKKEAGKVVDDIGKDLDKAAEKLEKK, from the coding sequence ATGAAAAGGAAAACATGGGTAGTTGGTGCGCTGTTGGTAGCCATGGCTGGGCTGTCATCCTGCGCGTCGACAGAACGCCTGATTTACGGAAATTCAGACAATAGCCGCGAAGACATCGTTCGGGCCGACCGCAGTAGCTCACAAAATAGCCGGGATTCACGCAACCGAACCTACAGCGACGATGAAGGCGGTATTTTTAACCGCCGGAACAGAGATAAAGATCGGGACGATGACCGCATGAGCCGGGATAACTCGCGCGACAACAGCTCGTACCGGAACCCTTACCAGTCGTCGAACGACCGGATGAGCTACCGCAGCGATGACTCGGATCGCTCAAGCCGGATGTCGGGTGGTGACAACTATAACAACCGATACAATCGTTCGGACGACCGTCGGGACTCGTACAGCGACCGCGACGACGACAACAACGACCGGTCGTACAACCAGCGCGATTCCTATAATGATCGCTACTCGAATAATAATCGTCGGGATTCGTATAATGACCGGTATGATGACCGCTCCGGTAGTAATCGAAACTCCTATAACGACCGGTACGATGACCGCTCTGGCAGTAACCGTAACTCGTATAACGACCGGTACGATGACCGTAACTCCAGAGACTCTCGTGACTCTTACAATGACCGGGATCGCGACAGCCGCCGGTATGACGACCGGAATTCGTATAACGACCGGGATAGTCGGGATCGCAATGATGATCGCTCCGGTAACAACCGTAACTCGTACAACGACCGGGACCGGGATAATGACCGGGATAACCGGAACATGAACGACGATCGTCGATACGACAACCGGGACCGCAACAACGACGACCGCTCGAACGACCGCGACCGGGATAATCGCTCCGACGATCGTTCGAATAACAATAGCTCGTACAACGATCGGGATAACCGCCGGAACGACGACCGCAACAACGACAGCCGCGACAATCGCTCGATGAGCAATAACAGCGACAGCCGGAACAATGACCGCGATAACAACCGGAACAGCAACAACAACGATCAATCGGGTGATCGGGACAAGCGCGAATTGGGTGACCGTATTTCGGAGCAGATGGACAAAATCGACAAACAGCTCGACGAAGCCAAAACCGAAGTAAAGAACGAAAGCAAGCGCGACCGCCGGAAACGGGAAGATCGGGTTAAAGATCTGGAAGACAAACGCCGTCAGCTTTCCGACTCGTTTTACAAAGTACAACGGTCCAGTGCCGACGACTTTGATAAAGTAAAGAAAGAGGCCGGTAAAGTGGTTGATGATATCGGCAAGGACCTGGACAAGGCTGCTGAGAAACTGGAAAAGAAATAA
- a CDS encoding Carbonic anhydrase/acetyltransferase isoleucine patch superfamily-like protein (KEGG: hypothetical protein), with amino-acid sequence MALIKAVRGNHPTFGDNCWFADNATIVGDVLMGRDCTVWFNAVIRGDVNSIVIGDRTNIQDGAVIHCTYQKFKTTIGSRVSIAHNAIVHGCTLEDDVLIGMGAIVMDGAVIGKGSIIAAGAIVTQHTQVPPGSIYAGNPARLLKAVSPEQAEIFSRTANNYVMYADWFKE; translated from the coding sequence ATGGCACTAATAAAAGCTGTTCGGGGTAATCACCCCACCTTCGGCGACAACTGCTGGTTTGCCGATAATGCAACCATTGTTGGCGACGTACTTATGGGGCGGGATTGCACCGTCTGGTTCAACGCTGTGATTCGGGGCGATGTCAACTCCATCGTCATTGGCGACCGGACCAACATTCAGGATGGTGCCGTTATTCACTGCACATACCAGAAGTTCAAAACGACCATTGGCAGTCGTGTTTCGATTGCGCATAATGCCATAGTTCACGGCTGCACCCTCGAAGACGACGTACTTATTGGTATGGGTGCCATAGTGATGGATGGGGCAGTGATAGGCAAAGGCAGTATTATTGCGGCCGGTGCCATTGTTACCCAGCATACCCAGGTGCCGCCCGGTTCAATTTATGCCGGTAATCCGGCCCGGCTGCTGAAAGCCGTTTCGCCCGAACAGGCTGAAATATTCAGCCGTACGGCCAATAACTATGTCATGTATGCCGACTGGTTTAAAGAATAA
- a CDS encoding conserved hypothetical protein (KEGG: rma:Rmag_0157 hypothetical protein) — protein MDDFLIYLGLGFDHITDPRGYDHILFVVALCAVYTLQQWRQVLILVTAFTIGHSITLALATLQVIHYKTALIELLIPITILVTAITNFFFQEPKSWLTTDKPPKRSWRYGLALLFGLIHGMGFSNYLRSLLGREAEIIKPLLAFNIGLEIGQLFIVALILGVAFVVIELGKTSRLRWTLVISGIVAGMALALIFDNAYLKELLG, from the coding sequence ATGGATGATTTTCTCATTTACCTTGGTTTAGGTTTCGATCATATTACAGACCCGCGCGGCTACGACCATATTTTGTTCGTTGTTGCGCTTTGTGCGGTATACACCCTTCAGCAGTGGCGGCAGGTGCTGATTTTGGTAACGGCATTTACGATAGGGCATTCCATTACGCTGGCGCTGGCAACATTGCAGGTTATCCACTACAAAACTGCGCTGATTGAACTGCTCATTCCCATTACTATTCTTGTCACCGCTATTACCAACTTCTTTTTCCAGGAGCCTAAATCGTGGCTGACGACCGATAAACCACCGAAACGCTCCTGGCGTTATGGGCTGGCACTACTGTTTGGCCTTATTCATGGGATGGGTTTTTCTAATTACCTGCGCAGCTTACTCGGCCGTGAAGCAGAAATTATAAAACCCCTGCTTGCGTTTAATATTGGTCTGGAGATCGGTCAGTTATTCATTGTCGCCTTAATCCTGGGCGTCGCATTCGTCGTCATTGAACTTGGCAAAACCAGCCGCCTGCGGTGGACGCTCGTTATATCGGGAATCGTTGCGGGCATGGCGCTGGCGCTGATCTTCGATAATGCGTATTTAAAGGAACTACTGGGGTGA
- a CDS encoding Zn-dependent aminopeptidase (KEGG: ilo:IL1930 Zn-dependent aminopeptidase), which produces MQKIVLLLASLAIPFGLVQAQAPTQHANTRFEQLGPLLPTPNTFRTASGAPGKDYFQNRADYDIKATLDDTKQHITGSETITYHNNSGDALPYLWLQLDQNLFRPDANGNTTETNSINAQRGMTAEQLDPSSVLKGKDYGHKITAVRDQAGKALKYTINQTMMRIDLPQPVGPGKSVVFSIDWNFNIVDAKATHARSGYEYFPKDGNYVYEIAQWFPRLCAYSDVTGWQNKQFLGQGEFTLIFGNYKLALTVPNDHIVGATGELQNPAQVLTPIQIKRWNEAKGKGDKPGENPTVIVTQAEAEAAEKGKPTGTKTWVFKADNVRDFAFSSSRKFIWDALNPNVEGKRVWAMSLYPKEANPLWGQYSTRLVAHTLRSYSRRTIAYPYPVAYSVHGPVGGMEYPMMCFNGARPEEDGTYSEGTKNFLILVVIHEVGHNFFPMIVNSDERQWSWMDEGLNSFLEGVTCLEWDANFPARGIQPQSIVSYMRLDSTQQVPIMSSSDNILPNTFGPNAYDKPATALNILRETVMGRKLFDYAFKEYARRWAFKSPEPADFFRTMEDASGVDLDWFWKGWFYGVQPVDQALVKVDWFQAGSQNPEIAKAEARAAAAKRANTISKQRDAATKGQTVVAQDSTMKDFYNSYDPYAVTEEDKKKYQDYLATLTPEERKLAEAGTNFYTLSLKNKGGIPMPVIVRMEFEDGTDSVARFPAEIWRFNDVSINKVIATSKKVKQWTLDPYYEIADINTEDNSFPPVAQPTRFQLFKQQQRGGGAAPNPMQQQRQQQPAKQGTGRN; this is translated from the coding sequence ATGCAAAAGATAGTTTTGCTGTTGGCGAGTTTGGCCATCCCGTTCGGGCTGGTTCAGGCGCAAGCCCCAACACAGCATGCTAACACGCGCTTTGAGCAGTTAGGGCCTTTGCTTCCTACGCCCAATACGTTCAGAACAGCCTCCGGTGCGCCGGGAAAAGACTACTTCCAGAATCGAGCTGACTACGACATTAAAGCAACGCTCGATGATACCAAACAGCATATAACCGGTTCGGAAACCATCACTTACCATAACAACTCGGGCGATGCGCTTCCGTATCTGTGGCTTCAACTGGACCAGAACCTGTTCCGGCCCGATGCCAACGGTAATACCACCGAAACCAACAGTATCAACGCTCAGCGGGGTATGACCGCAGAGCAGCTCGACCCCAGCTCAGTATTGAAAGGCAAAGATTACGGGCACAAGATCACGGCGGTGCGCGATCAGGCGGGAAAGGCCCTCAAGTACACCATCAACCAGACCATGATGCGCATCGACCTGCCCCAGCCTGTTGGGCCCGGCAAGTCGGTTGTATTTTCTATTGACTGGAACTTCAATATTGTTGATGCGAAAGCTACCCACGCCCGGTCAGGGTACGAGTATTTCCCAAAGGACGGTAACTACGTCTATGAAATTGCTCAATGGTTCCCCCGCCTGTGCGCTTACAGTGATGTGACAGGCTGGCAGAACAAACAGTTTCTGGGACAGGGGGAGTTCACCCTCATCTTTGGCAACTACAAGCTGGCCCTTACCGTCCCCAACGACCACATCGTGGGCGCTACGGGCGAGTTGCAGAACCCGGCCCAGGTGCTGACCCCTATCCAGATCAAACGCTGGAACGAAGCCAAGGGCAAGGGTGACAAGCCCGGCGAAAACCCCACCGTCATCGTGACACAAGCCGAAGCTGAAGCGGCCGAAAAAGGTAAGCCGACAGGCACCAAGACATGGGTATTCAAGGCCGATAACGTCCGCGATTTCGCGTTTTCCAGCAGTCGTAAGTTCATCTGGGATGCGCTGAACCCCAACGTAGAAGGCAAGCGGGTATGGGCCATGTCACTTTACCCTAAAGAAGCGAATCCACTCTGGGGTCAATACTCGACCCGGCTGGTAGCGCACACATTACGTTCGTACTCTCGCCGGACCATCGCTTACCCCTATCCGGTGGCCTACTCGGTTCACGGACCCGTGGGCGGCATGGAGTACCCCATGATGTGCTTCAACGGTGCCCGCCCCGAAGAAGACGGAACGTATTCGGAAGGCACTAAAAACTTTTTGATTTTGGTCGTTATCCACGAAGTGGGTCACAACTTTTTTCCCATGATCGTCAACTCCGACGAGCGGCAGTGGTCCTGGATGGACGAAGGACTCAACAGCTTCCTTGAAGGGGTAACCTGTTTAGAGTGGGACGCCAACTTCCCGGCGCGGGGCATTCAACCCCAATCGATCGTGTCTTACATGCGACTTGATTCGACCCAGCAGGTGCCCATCATGAGCAGTTCGGATAATATTTTACCGAATACCTTCGGGCCAAATGCTTATGACAAACCCGCTACGGCGCTGAACATCCTGCGCGAGACGGTCATGGGCCGCAAGCTGTTCGACTACGCCTTCAAAGAGTACGCCCGTCGATGGGCCTTCAAGTCCCCCGAACCCGCCGACTTCTTCCGAACCATGGAAGATGCCTCCGGCGTTGACCTCGACTGGTTCTGGAAAGGCTGGTTCTACGGCGTGCAGCCCGTCGACCAGGCACTGGTCAAAGTCGACTGGTTCCAGGCCGGGTCACAAAACCCCGAGATCGCCAAGGCCGAAGCCCGGGCAGCCGCAGCCAAACGTGCCAACACCATCAGCAAGCAACGCGATGCCGCCACCAAAGGCCAGACCGTCGTCGCCCAGGACTCCACCATGAAGGACTTCTACAACAGCTACGATCCCTACGCCGTTACCGAGGAAGACAAGAAGAAGTACCAGGACTACCTGGCCACACTCACCCCTGAGGAGCGCAAACTGGCCGAAGCAGGCACCAACTTCTACACCCTCTCGCTCAAGAACAAGGGCGGCATCCCCATGCCGGTGATCGTGCGCATGGAGTTCGAGGATGGCACCGACTCGGTGGCGCGCTTCCCGGCCGAGATCTGGCGCTTCAACGACGTGTCGATCAACAAGGTGATTGCCACCAGCAAGAAAGTGAAGCAGTGGACGCTGGACCCTTACTACGAGATTGCCGACATCAACACGGAGGACAACAGCTTCCCGCCGGTGGCTCAGCCGACGCGGTTCCAGTTGTTCAAACAGCAGCAGCGGGGCGGTGGGGCCGCGCCTAACCCCATGCAGCAGCAACGTCAGCAACAACCCGCCAAACAAGGCACCGGTCGAAATTAA